The proteins below come from a single Blastocatellia bacterium genomic window:
- the hutI gene encoding imidazolonepropionase, whose product MSNELLITNAAQLVTLAGPARPRLGAELGELAIIPDGALLIRGDTIVAVGARSEVEALAAADAIRLDAEGRVVMPGFVDAHTHPVFAGTREDEYEMRAAGVTYQEIAARGGGIRATVRRTRAASEDELFDMALPRVRWLLEYGTTTVEAKSGYGLTLADELKILRVIRRLNQETPLTLVPTFLGAHEIPDEYRGAAEGSRRADYLRLLMDEMLPRVASERLARFADIFCESHVFTVAESRHILSRAKQLGLGLRLHAEQLTLSGGGRLAAELGAVTADHLEWIDDDGIRLLADARVTAVLLPGAVFNLGLTRYAPARRLIGAGVAVAIATDFNPGSSPTASMQMALSIACAQMRLTPAEAISAATINAAYTLDLGQRIGSLEPGKQADVVVFEVTDYRQIPYFFGMNHALVTIKAGRVVSDRRV is encoded by the coding sequence ATGAGCAATGAGCTTCTGATTACCAACGCCGCGCAACTGGTGACGCTAGCCGGCCCCGCGCGCCCGCGCCTGGGCGCGGAGCTGGGCGAGCTGGCGATCATACCCGATGGCGCATTGCTCATTCGCGGCGACACCATAGTGGCGGTGGGAGCCCGTTCCGAGGTCGAAGCCCTGGCCGCTGCCGACGCCATACGCCTCGACGCCGAGGGCCGCGTGGTGATGCCCGGCTTCGTTGACGCGCACACCCACCCGGTCTTTGCCGGCACCCGCGAAGACGAATACGAGATGCGCGCCGCCGGCGTGACTTATCAAGAGATCGCGGCGCGCGGCGGCGGCATTCGCGCCACCGTGCGACGGACGCGCGCCGCAAGCGAAGATGAGCTCTTTGACATGGCGCTGCCGCGCGTCCGCTGGCTGCTTGAGTATGGCACGACGACCGTCGAAGCCAAGAGCGGCTACGGCTTGACGCTCGCAGACGAGTTAAAAATCCTGCGAGTCATCCGCCGATTGAATCAAGAGACGCCGCTCACACTGGTTCCGACTTTCCTCGGCGCGCACGAAATTCCTGACGAGTATCGCGGCGCGGCAGAGGGCTCGCGGCGGGCTGATTATCTCCGCCTGCTGATGGACGAGATGCTGCCGCGCGTCGCCTCGGAACGGCTGGCGCGCTTTGCCGACATCTTCTGCGAATCGCATGTCTTCACGGTCGCCGAATCGCGGCACATCTTATCGCGTGCCAAACAACTGGGGCTTGGCCTGCGCCTGCACGCCGAGCAACTGACGCTTTCGGGCGGCGGGCGGCTCGCCGCAGAGCTTGGCGCCGTGACCGCCGATCACCTGGAATGGATCGATGATGACGGCATCCGTTTGCTTGCCGATGCCAGGGTCACAGCAGTGCTACTGCCGGGAGCCGTCTTCAACCTCGGGCTAACGCGCTACGCGCCGGCGCGGCGGCTGATCGGAGCCGGCGTGGCGGTCGCCATCGCGACAGATTTTAATCCCGGCAGCTCGCCGACCGCTTCCATGCAGATGGCGCTTTCAATCGCCTGCGCGCAGATGCGCCTGACGCCCGCGGAAGCCATCTCAGCAGCGACCATCAACGCGGCGTACACGCTCGACCTCGGCCAGCGCATCGGCTCGCTCGAACCCGGCAAGCAGGCGGACGTGGTTGTTTTCGAGGTTACCGATTATCGGCAGATTCCCTACTTTTTCGGCATGAATCACGCATTGGTGACGATCAAAGCGGGCCGCGTCGTGAGCGACCGCCGCGTTTGA
- a CDS encoding RDD family protein — MSYGGNQPPGYPPSDYPPGYPPPGYPQPGGYQPGGYQPGGYPPGGYGAMPAPHYASIGKRFGAWFCDALIGFVATIPGWVVFGIAIAIGAANADSQGRVRDSEAGAFIGLMFLGYGLLFLGLMAVGIYNIYLLGKTGSTLGKRWMKIRVLDPSGQPLGFWKAFARELVKGLIGNVCFILWLWPLWDEQKQGLYDKVFNTHVYEA, encoded by the coding sequence ATGTCATACGGAGGGAATCAACCGCCCGGTTATCCGCCATCAGATTATCCGCCCGGCTATCCGCCGCCCGGTTACCCGCAGCCCGGCGGCTATCAGCCCGGTGGCTACCAGCCCGGCGGTTATCCGCCCGGCGGTTACGGAGCCATGCCGGCACCGCATTATGCGAGCATCGGCAAGCGCTTCGGCGCATGGTTTTGTGATGCGCTGATCGGCTTTGTGGCAACCATCCCCGGCTGGGTGGTCTTTGGCATCGCCATCGCCATCGGCGCTGCCAACGCCGATTCTCAGGGCCGCGTACGCGATAGCGAGGCCGGCGCTTTCATCGGCTTGATGTTTCTCGGCTACGGGCTGCTGTTCCTCGGCCTGATGGCTGTCGGCATCTACAACATCTACCTGCTCGGCAAGACCGGCTCAACGCTCGGCAAGCGCTGGATGAAGATCAGAGTACTCGATCCGTCGGGCCAGCCGCTCGGCTTCTGGAAAGCCTTCGCGCGCGAGCTGGTCAAGGGCCTCATCGGCAACGTCTGCTTCATCCTCTGGCTCTGGCCGCTGTGGGATGAGCAAAAGCAGGGCCTCTACGACAAGGTCTTCAACACGCACGTCTACGAGGCGTGA
- a CDS encoding RNA polymerase sigma factor: protein MMNLDALNDEDLLRLALAGGEAAFTALYRRRQPSVYRFALQMCGSPSVAEDVTQEAFLTLVRDGQRFDPERGRLLGFLFGIARHHVLRRLARERSFIQMGETDDDSQFNMALTAEGDPLSELTRGEMIERVRAAVLALPAHYREAIVLCDLHEMSYAEAAEVIGCAIGTVRSRLHRGRLMLIDKLRGAHDETASRAVNPTGCFA, encoded by the coding sequence ATGATGAACCTCGACGCGCTCAACGACGAAGACTTGCTGCGGCTGGCGCTGGCCGGCGGCGAAGCGGCGTTCACGGCGCTCTACCGCCGTCGGCAGCCGAGCGTTTACCGCTTTGCTTTGCAAATGTGCGGCTCGCCGTCGGTCGCCGAAGATGTGACCCAGGAAGCCTTTCTGACGCTGGTGCGCGACGGCCAGCGCTTCGACCCGGAGCGCGGGCGGCTGCTGGGGTTTCTGTTCGGCATTGCGCGCCACCATGTGCTGCGCCGCCTGGCACGCGAGCGCTCTTTCATTCAGATGGGCGAAACCGACGACGACAGCCAGTTCAACATGGCCTTGACGGCCGAAGGCGACCCGCTCAGCGAGCTGACGCGCGGCGAGATGATCGAGCGGGTGCGCGCCGCTGTGCTGGCGCTGCCGGCGCATTACCGCGAAGCCATTGTGCTATGCGACCTGCATGAGATGAGCTACGCGGAAGCGGCGGAAGTGATCGGTTGCGCCATCGGCACGGTGCGCTCGCGGCTGCACCGGGGGCGGCTGATGTTGATTGACAAGCTGCGCGGCGCACATGACGAGACGGCTTCACGAGCCGTCAACCCGACGGGGTGTTTTGCATGA